The following coding sequences lie in one Pseudoxanthomonas sp. SE1 genomic window:
- a CDS encoding gamma carbonic anhydrase family protein, whose protein sequence is MTSLRPYLDRFPVLGPRVYVDPAATVIGDVELAEDVSVWPGSILRGDVNFIRIGARTNVQDGTIVHVSHHSPYNKAGYPTLIGADVTIGHGTIIHACTIEDLCLIGMGACILDGATVKKYGFLGAGAVLGPGKVVGEAELWLGNPARFARKLTDKEIESLHYSAAHYVRLKDHYLQPTPPAA, encoded by the coding sequence ATGACCTCCCTGCGCCCCTATCTTGACCGTTTTCCCGTCCTCGGCCCGCGCGTCTACGTGGACCCCGCCGCCACCGTGATCGGCGATGTCGAACTGGCCGAAGACGTGTCCGTCTGGCCGGGCAGCATCCTGCGCGGTGACGTCAATTTCATCCGCATCGGGGCCCGCACCAACGTGCAGGACGGCACCATCGTCCACGTCAGCCACCACAGCCCGTACAACAAGGCCGGGTACCCCACGCTGATCGGCGCGGACGTGACCATCGGCCACGGCACCATCATCCACGCCTGCACCATCGAGGACCTGTGCCTGATCGGCATGGGTGCCTGCATCCTGGACGGCGCCACGGTGAAGAAGTACGGCTTCCTGGGCGCCGGCGCGGTGCTCGGCCCCGGCAAGGTGGTCGGCGAGGCCGAACTGTGGCTGGGCAATCCGGCGCGTTTCGCGCGCAAGCTCACCGACAAGGAGATCGAGAGCCTGCATTATTCCGCTGCGCACTACGTGCGGCTCAAGGACCATTACCTGCAACCAACACCGCCTGCGGCATGA
- the aroE gene encoding shikimate dehydrogenase, with the protein MTNHRYAVFGHPVAHSLSPRIHAAFARQVGITLEYTAIDVAAYDFVAALDRFASDGGAGANVTLPLKEAAFAICAQTSERARRAGAVNTLTRNDGQWHGDNTDGAGLVRDLTGRHGLDLRARRALLLGAGGAARGVAPALLDAGISELIIVNRTPDRADALADALGEPERAHSRYWNDLRDLGDFSLIVNATSASRQDQGEFSLPFHLATPRTLAVDLNYGEAAIPFLAWARAAGCHDAVDGLGMLVEQAAEAFEQWHGVRPETDAVYAALRDRDKVLVTAD; encoded by the coding sequence ATGACCAACCACCGCTACGCCGTCTTCGGCCATCCCGTCGCCCACTCGCTGTCGCCCCGCATCCATGCGGCGTTCGCGCGCCAGGTCGGCATCACGCTGGAGTACACCGCCATCGATGTCGCCGCGTACGACTTCGTCGCCGCGCTTGATCGCTTTGCAAGTGACGGGGGCGCGGGTGCCAACGTCACCCTGCCGTTGAAAGAAGCCGCCTTCGCGATCTGTGCGCAGACCTCCGAACGCGCACGGCGCGCCGGCGCGGTGAACACGCTGACCCGCAACGATGGCCAATGGCATGGCGACAACACCGACGGTGCGGGGCTGGTGCGGGACCTGACCGGCCGCCATGGCCTGGACTTGCGCGCACGCCGTGCGTTGCTGCTGGGTGCCGGTGGCGCGGCGCGCGGCGTAGCGCCGGCATTGCTCGATGCGGGCATCAGCGAGCTGATCATCGTCAACCGCACGCCTGATCGCGCGGATGCGCTGGCGGACGCACTGGGCGAGCCGGAGCGTGCGCATTCGCGCTACTGGAACGACCTGCGCGACCTCGGCGACTTCTCGCTGATCGTCAACGCCACGTCCGCCTCGCGGCAGGACCAGGGCGAATTCAGCCTGCCCTTCCACCTCGCCACGCCACGCACGCTGGCGGTGGATCTCAATTACGGCGAAGCCGCGATTCCCTTCCTCGCGTGGGCGCGCGCCGCCGGCTGCCACGATGCCGTGGATGGATTGGGCATGCTGGTGGAACAGGCGGCCGAGGCATTCGAGCAATGGCACGGCGTGCGCCCGGAAACCGATGCGGTCTATGCCGCGCTGCGCGACAGGGACAAGGTGCTGGTGACGGCGGATTGA
- a CDS encoding YkgJ family cysteine cluster protein, protein MDTSFSCRPGCAACCTAPSITSPIPGMPHGKPAGVACVQLDDALRCRLFGRPERPAFCSTLKPGPDMCGASRDEALALLAALEHATTP, encoded by the coding sequence ATGGACACGTCCTTCTCCTGTCGCCCGGGCTGCGCGGCCTGCTGCACCGCGCCGTCGATCACCTCGCCCATCCCCGGCATGCCGCACGGCAAGCCGGCGGGTGTGGCGTGCGTGCAACTGGACGATGCCTTGCGCTGCCGGCTGTTCGGCAGGCCGGAACGGCCCGCGTTCTGCAGCACCCTGAAACCAGGCCCCGACATGTGCGGTGCCAGCCGCGACGAGGCGCTGGCACTGCTCGCCGCGCTGGAACACGCGACAACGCCCTGA
- a CDS encoding VOC family protein, protein MAWKPEGYTSVAPYLVVDGAQRTIEFLVAVFDAEPLRMHPVGEGRLGHAEVRIDDTVLMLADAADGWPAIPSHVHLYVPKVDATWTRALAVGAEPVQAPEEKGDGDRRGGFRDAGGTTWWISTQVA, encoded by the coding sequence ATGGCCTGGAAACCGGAAGGCTATACGTCGGTCGCGCCCTATCTGGTCGTCGACGGCGCGCAACGCACCATCGAGTTCCTTGTCGCCGTGTTCGACGCCGAACCGCTGCGCATGCATCCGGTTGGCGAAGGCCGGCTGGGACATGCGGAAGTCCGGATCGATGACACCGTGCTGATGCTGGCCGACGCGGCCGACGGCTGGCCCGCCATCCCGAGCCACGTGCATCTGTATGTGCCCAAGGTCGATGCCACGTGGACGCGTGCGTTGGCGGTGGGCGCCGAGCCGGTGCAGGCGCCGGAGGAAAAGGGCGACGGCGACCGTCGCGGCGGCTTCCGCGATGCGGGCGGCACCACGTGGTGGATTTCCACGCAGGTGGCGTGA
- a CDS encoding stage II sporulation protein M: protein MRQEQFVARHQPEWLAFESWLQARGGSARSARRQRNNGVLTDEDVPARYRRICQQLALARKRGYSPVVVDRLQALMQQGHGVMYRTAPPRWQRAVRFLLAEFPRLVRSEAGCMWVAAAVFVVPLVLMFVLLQVRPELVYSIVSPEQVAMYERMYDPSDTRHALGRESGSDWQMFGHYIWNNISIGLRTFAGGLLAGVGALFVLIVNGVGIGTVFGHLQQIGYGDPLWRFVCGHAPFELTAIVLAGGAGLRLGLSLVAPGRQRRVDALASAGAKGARLCLGVAFMLLVAAFIEAFWSSTQSIPAAVKYSVSGVLWTLVALWLGVGGRGVADED from the coding sequence ATGAGGCAGGAACAGTTCGTCGCCCGTCACCAGCCCGAATGGCTGGCCTTCGAATCCTGGCTGCAGGCACGTGGTGGCAGCGCCCGGAGCGCGCGCCGCCAACGCAACAACGGCGTGCTCACCGACGAAGACGTGCCGGCACGCTACCGCCGCATCTGCCAGCAACTGGCGCTGGCGCGCAAGCGCGGCTACAGCCCGGTGGTGGTGGACCGTCTGCAGGCACTGATGCAGCAGGGCCACGGCGTCATGTACAGGACGGCGCCACCGCGCTGGCAGCGCGCGGTGCGCTTCCTGCTGGCGGAGTTCCCGCGCCTGGTGCGCAGCGAGGCCGGGTGCATGTGGGTGGCCGCCGCCGTGTTCGTGGTGCCGCTGGTGCTGATGTTCGTGCTGCTGCAGGTCCGCCCGGAACTGGTCTACAGCATCGTGTCGCCCGAACAGGTGGCGATGTACGAGCGCATGTACGACCCCAGCGACACGCGCCACGCGCTGGGCCGCGAGAGCGGCAGCGACTGGCAGATGTTCGGCCACTACATCTGGAACAACATCAGCATCGGCCTGAGGACTTTCGCCGGCGGACTGCTTGCGGGCGTAGGCGCGTTGTTCGTGCTGATCGTCAATGGCGTGGGCATCGGGACGGTATTCGGCCACCTGCAGCAGATCGGCTATGGCGACCCGCTGTGGCGTTTCGTCTGCGGGCATGCGCCGTTCGAACTGACCGCCATCGTGCTGGCCGGCGGCGCGGGCCTGCGGTTGGGCCTGAGCCTGGTGGCACCGGGACGGCAGCGGCGTGTCGATGCGCTTGCCAGCGCTGGCGCCAAGGGCGCGCGGCTGTGCCTGGGCGTGGCCTTCATGCTGCTGGTGGCCGCGTTCATCGAAGCCTTCTGGTCATCGACGCAATCCATTCCGGCCGCCGTGAAGTACAGCGTCTCCGGCGTGCTGTGGACGCTGGTGGCGCTGTGGCTGGGCGTCGGCGGACGCGGGGTGGCCGATGAGGATTGA
- a CDS encoding DUF4380 domain-containing protein encodes MRSAAAFLLLLTALCPQGATARPSTEVERVRLQSGDVVLDVTPALGGRVLRFGLVDRPNLIKVGDPVASQPSPAVSPDADDIGYLGHDIWLGPQSGWWSDQRVNPARRASKAVWPPDPYLAFAETRVVARSPERLVLEGIDSPVTGVRLLKAFAFDPADPSTVIVTATARNIRDRPVARDLWFNTRTSAATRVYVPVASARDVRVEAAEGATSAWMIEGGVFSFLPMPQEMEMRRGKVFLQPSAGWMAGFAHGQVFVIRFDHLPRAAIHPEHGQVELYLDNAADVQAGLLEMEVHAAFRTLAPGEAMQARERWTVLPYEGPETQDAQVAFLCSRLQLCAGPAVR; translated from the coding sequence ATGCGCTCGGCCGCCGCATTCCTGCTGCTCCTGACGGCCCTGTGCCCGCAGGGCGCGACGGCGCGGCCGTCCACGGAGGTGGAGCGCGTCCGCCTGCAGTCCGGCGATGTGGTGCTCGACGTTACGCCCGCCCTGGGTGGGCGTGTGTTGCGGTTCGGGCTGGTGGATCGGCCCAACCTGATCAAGGTCGGCGATCCCGTCGCCTCGCAACCATCGCCGGCCGTATCGCCCGATGCGGATGACATCGGCTATCTCGGTCACGACATATGGCTGGGACCGCAGAGCGGCTGGTGGTCCGACCAGCGCGTGAATCCTGCGCGTCGCGCTTCGAAGGCCGTGTGGCCGCCCGACCCTTACCTGGCTTTCGCCGAGACCCGCGTGGTCGCGCGTTCGCCCGAACGGCTGGTGCTGGAGGGCATCGACAGCCCGGTCACCGGCGTGCGGCTGTTGAAAGCGTTCGCGTTCGATCCGGCGGATCCGTCCACCGTCATCGTGACGGCGACCGCGCGCAACATCCGCGACCGCCCGGTCGCGCGCGACCTGTGGTTCAACACCCGCACCTCGGCGGCCACGCGCGTCTACGTACCCGTTGCCAGTGCGCGTGACGTGCGGGTGGAGGCCGCGGAGGGAGCTACCTCTGCCTGGATGATCGAAGGGGGCGTGTTCTCGTTCCTGCCCATGCCGCAGGAGATGGAGATGCGCCGTGGCAAGGTATTCCTTCAGCCATCCGCAGGCTGGATGGCCGGCTTCGCGCATGGGCAGGTGTTCGTGATCCGCTTCGATCACCTGCCACGTGCCGCGATCCATCCGGAGCATGGGCAGGTCGAGCTCTATCTCGACAACGCCGCCGACGTGCAGGCCGGCTTGCTGGAGATGGAGGTGCACGCCGCCTTTCGCACGCTTGCACCCGGCGAGGCGATGCAGGCCCGCGAGCGCTGGACGGTGTTGCCTTACGAAGGCCCGGAGACACAGGACGCGCAGGTGGCGTTCCTGTGTTCACGGCTGCAGCTCTGCGCCGGACCTGCCGTGCGCTGA
- a CDS encoding DUF58 domain-containing protein gives MRPAPLLILLIACWGLAGLAVPFLGWPLWQWQAVGAGLLVLAALDAWRLRARPLPEVVREVPEALPLGIERDVALCFESRVRQRLDVFDLYPGGWPSSGMPRRLALAPMSATRITYRLRPSARGDAAFEGVQLRLRSALGLWRQSRVAGAPQRVRVYPNFAPLTRFALFSAEQASRLVGAHLKRRRGEGTDFNQMREYRVGDSLRQVDWKATARSRKLISREYQDEKNQQLVMLIDTGRRMMAREDALGHFDHVLNAALVVSYLALRQGDGVGLLAAGGDSRWVAPQRGMAAIDTLLRASYDLQPRAVATDYLAAATELSLRQRRRSLVMLVTNVRDEDIEDLLAAVRLLQRRHLVCVASLRETSLDEALDGEVRDLHGAIHAGAVARYLEQRTAAHDALRSHRVMVLDVSSDELPGALVERYLAVKRDGVL, from the coding sequence ATGAGGCCGGCGCCGCTGCTGATCCTGCTGATTGCCTGCTGGGGCCTTGCCGGCCTGGCCGTGCCGTTCCTCGGCTGGCCGTTGTGGCAGTGGCAGGCGGTCGGCGCGGGGCTGCTGGTGCTTGCAGCGCTGGATGCATGGCGGCTGCGCGCGCGCCCGCTCCCTGAGGTGGTGCGCGAGGTGCCCGAGGCCCTGCCACTGGGCATCGAGCGCGACGTCGCCCTGTGCTTCGAATCACGGGTGCGGCAACGGCTGGATGTGTTCGACCTGTATCCGGGCGGCTGGCCGTCGTCCGGCATGCCGCGGCGGCTCGCGCTCGCCCCGATGTCGGCGACCCGCATCACCTACCGGTTGCGGCCCAGTGCGCGCGGCGATGCCGCGTTCGAGGGTGTGCAGCTGCGCCTGCGTTCCGCGCTGGGACTGTGGCGGCAGTCGCGCGTGGCGGGCGCGCCGCAACGCGTGCGCGTGTATCCCAACTTCGCACCGCTGACGCGTTTCGCGCTGTTCAGTGCCGAACAGGCCTCGCGCCTGGTGGGCGCACACCTCAAGCGGCGACGCGGCGAAGGCACCGACTTCAACCAGATGCGCGAGTACCGCGTGGGCGACAGCCTGCGCCAGGTCGACTGGAAGGCGACGGCGCGCTCGCGCAAGCTGATCTCGCGCGAATACCAGGATGAGAAGAACCAGCAACTGGTCATGCTGATCGATACCGGTCGCCGGATGATGGCGCGCGAGGATGCGCTGGGGCATTTCGACCACGTACTCAATGCCGCGCTGGTGGTGTCGTACCTGGCATTGCGCCAGGGCGATGGCGTGGGCCTGCTCGCGGCAGGTGGCGACAGCCGCTGGGTGGCGCCGCAGCGCGGGATGGCCGCCATCGACACGCTGCTGCGCGCCAGCTACGACCTGCAGCCGCGCGCGGTGGCCACGGACTACCTGGCAGCGGCCACCGAGCTGAGCCTGCGGCAGCGCCGGCGTTCGCTGGTGATGCTGGTCACCAACGTCCGTGACGAAGACATCGAAGACCTGCTGGCCGCCGTGCGCCTGTTGCAGCGCCGTCACCTGGTCTGCGTGGCCAGCCTGCGCGAGACCTCGCTGGATGAGGCGCTCGATGGCGAAGTCCGCGACCTGCACGGTGCCATCCATGCCGGCGCGGTGGCGCGCTATCTGGAGCAGCGCACGGCCGCGCACGATGCGCTCCGCAGCCACCGGGTGATGGTGCTCGACGTTTCCAGCGACGAACTGCCCGGTGCATTGGTGGAGCGTTACCTGGCGGTGAAGCGGGACGGCGTGCTCTAG
- a CDS encoding DUF4129 domain-containing protein, with translation MRIEQLTVRLRARSDWEAVELGMALVRQHAGAIWKPWLWLTVPVFALLNLGAWWIDQFWLAMLLMWWLKPAFDRIPLYVISRAVFGNAPGTRETMQAQRHWGLRTLPHLLTWRRFSPVRSLYMPIDLLEGVQGDRLRQRRGVLGGQAYGTAILLTWICLLFQAVLVMGGVVAVVMYLPQDLLPDSMQTAFRMVAIEWPAWLKLAWNALAWAAISVVEPFYVGAGFGLYLNRRTQIEAWDLEIVFRKLRARLAAVAPVLLAAVLWAGMGIAEAQERHGAPPATTAPQADAPAKPTPPTVPIVFGDQRVDDRAFRKAADEAYRDPLLDRKRTQASWERRDTAEEEDPDDTLDGDKAWLSGFGNVLAFIGEWGLWLVAGVLVLALLATARYWWPWMRGISGTRALPPDAPQSDALVLPEALPDDIATAARALWREGRPRHALALLYRASVESMSQRADIALPPGATEAECLRASRRMPQAEDRHAFARIVRTWQYAAYAERLPGEDEFDALVGELQHRYGWAS, from the coding sequence ATGAGGATTGAACAGCTGACCGTCCGCCTGCGCGCGCGCTCGGACTGGGAGGCCGTCGAGCTGGGCATGGCACTGGTGCGACAGCATGCCGGTGCGATCTGGAAGCCCTGGCTGTGGCTGACCGTGCCCGTGTTCGCGCTGCTCAACCTCGGCGCATGGTGGATCGACCAGTTCTGGCTGGCCATGCTGCTGATGTGGTGGCTGAAGCCGGCCTTCGACCGCATCCCGCTGTATGTCATCTCGCGCGCCGTGTTCGGCAACGCGCCCGGTACGCGCGAGACAATGCAGGCGCAGCGGCACTGGGGGCTGCGCACGCTGCCGCACCTGCTCACCTGGCGGCGCTTCAGCCCCGTGCGTTCGCTGTACATGCCCATCGACCTGCTGGAAGGCGTCCAGGGGGATCGCCTGCGCCAGCGTCGTGGCGTCCTCGGTGGTCAGGCGTATGGCACCGCGATCCTGCTGACCTGGATCTGCCTGCTGTTCCAGGCCGTGCTGGTGATGGGCGGCGTGGTCGCCGTCGTCATGTACCTGCCGCAGGACCTGCTGCCGGACAGCATGCAGACGGCCTTCCGCATGGTGGCCATCGAATGGCCGGCGTGGCTCAAGCTGGCGTGGAATGCGCTGGCATGGGCGGCCATCAGCGTGGTGGAGCCGTTCTACGTCGGGGCGGGGTTCGGCCTTTACCTCAACCGCCGCACGCAGATCGAGGCCTGGGATCTGGAGATCGTGTTCCGCAAGCTGCGTGCACGGCTGGCGGCGGTCGCGCCGGTACTGTTGGCTGCGGTGCTGTGGGCAGGCATGGGCATCGCCGAGGCGCAGGAGCGCCACGGCGCACCGCCGGCCACGACCGCGCCGCAAGCCGATGCTCCCGCCAAACCGACGCCGCCGACCGTCCCCATCGTGTTCGGCGACCAGCGCGTCGACGACCGTGCATTCCGCAAGGCCGCCGATGAGGCGTACCGCGATCCCCTGCTGGATCGCAAGCGCACGCAGGCGTCGTGGGAGCGTCGCGACACGGCGGAAGAAGAAGACCCCGACGACACGCTCGACGGCGACAAAGCCTGGTTGTCCGGGTTCGGCAACGTGCTGGCGTTCATCGGCGAATGGGGGCTCTGGCTGGTGGCGGGCGTGCTGGTGCTCGCCCTGCTGGCGACCGCACGCTACTGGTGGCCGTGGATGCGCGGCATCTCCGGCACGCGCGCGCTGCCGCCGGATGCGCCGCAGTCGGATGCACTGGTATTGCCCGAGGCGCTGCCGGACGACATCGCCACCGCGGCGCGCGCGCTGTGGCGCGAGGGACGTCCACGGCACGCGCTGGCGCTGCTCTACCGCGCGAGCGTGGAGAGCATGAGCCAGCGCGCGGACATCGCGCTGCCGCCAGGTGCAACGGAAGCCGAGTGCCTGCGTGCATCGCGACGCATGCCGCAGGCGGAAGACCGGCATGCCTTCGCGCGCATCGTCAGGACCTGGCAGTACGCGGCCTATGCGGAGCGGCTGCCCGGCGAAGACGAGTTCGATGCGCTGGTGGGTGAACTGCAGCACCGTTACGGGTGGGCGTCATGA
- a CDS encoding MoxR family ATPase, whose amino-acid sequence MPENALSQRVDAVREEVSKAFIGQPDVLDQILIALLAGGHVLIEGVPGLGKTLLVRALAQALELTYGRVQFTPDLMPSDVSGHAVYDPKTESFKIRRGPVFTNILLADEINRAPAKTQSALLEVMQEGQVTIEGKSFELSPPFITLATQNPVEQEGTYPLPEAQLDRFLLKVLIDYPALDDEKRMVDAITTGRTASDFDLSQVARVLGADDIIAMQRETAAVRVDPEVIDYAVRIVAATRKWPGIALGAGPRGSIALVRAARAQAVLQGRDFVTPDDVREIARPALRHRITLAPELQIEGQSPDDALRALLAKVDAPRK is encoded by the coding sequence ATGCCGGAAAACGCGCTGTCCCAGCGCGTCGATGCCGTACGCGAGGAAGTGTCCAAGGCGTTCATCGGCCAGCCGGATGTCCTCGACCAGATCCTGATCGCCCTGCTGGCGGGCGGCCACGTCCTGATCGAAGGCGTGCCGGGGCTCGGGAAGACGCTGCTGGTGCGGGCCCTCGCGCAGGCACTGGAGCTGACCTACGGACGCGTGCAGTTCACTCCCGACCTGATGCCCAGCGATGTCAGCGGGCACGCCGTCTACGACCCGAAGACGGAGAGCTTCAAGATCCGGCGCGGGCCGGTGTTCACCAACATCCTGCTCGCCGACGAGATCAACCGCGCGCCCGCCAAGACCCAGTCCGCGTTGCTGGAGGTGATGCAGGAAGGCCAGGTGACCATCGAAGGCAAATCCTTCGAGCTGTCGCCGCCGTTCATCACGCTCGCCACCCAGAACCCGGTCGAACAGGAAGGCACCTATCCGTTGCCGGAAGCGCAGCTCGACCGCTTCCTGCTGAAGGTGCTGATCGACTATCCGGCGCTGGACGACGAGAAGCGCATGGTCGATGCCATCACCACCGGCCGGACTGCCTCCGACTTCGATCTTTCGCAGGTGGCACGCGTGCTCGGCGCGGACGACATCATCGCCATGCAGCGCGAAACCGCCGCCGTGCGCGTGGACCCGGAAGTCATCGACTACGCCGTGCGCATCGTCGCCGCCACCCGCAAGTGGCCCGGCATCGCATTGGGTGCGGGCCCGCGCGGCAGCATCGCGCTTGTGCGCGCCGCACGCGCGCAGGCCGTCCTGCAGGGGCGCGATTTCGTCACCCCCGACGACGTGCGCGAGATCGCCCGCCCGGCGCTGCGCCACCGCATCACGCTGGCGCCGGAACTGCAGATCGAAGGGCAGTCGCCTGACGACGCGTTGCGCGCGCTGCTGGCGAAAGTGGACGCGCCGCGGAAATGA
- a CDS encoding ThuA domain-containing protein has translation MKRLLLLTLLFLAGLACLAPSAFAQGQFKVLVVAIPNRYHHDYAVVAKPQFERMAQRHAFDLTWSWNSTPFDGDLSAYAAIVLLNTPGDELKGPQRERLASYVRAGGGVVAVHRALIFNPPGEWPWFERLIGRTFRIHPMVQTATVRVEDPAFPATSGLPAQWIWTDEWYEFNAPVTRGLRTVLSVDESTYDPSRIWPGQTAHGMGKEHPVAWYHLYDGGRIFVTALGHTPALYDDPLYLAHLYGGIWWAATGLGIDEPR, from the coding sequence ATGAAACGCCTTCTCCTGCTGACCCTGCTCTTCCTCGCAGGCCTCGCCTGCCTGGCTCCCTCCGCCTTCGCGCAGGGCCAGTTCAAGGTGCTGGTCGTCGCGATTCCCAACCGCTATCACCACGACTATGCCGTGGTCGCCAAGCCGCAGTTCGAACGCATGGCGCAGCGGCATGCGTTCGACCTCACATGGTCGTGGAACAGCACGCCGTTCGATGGCGATCTTTCGGCCTATGCCGCCATCGTGCTGCTCAACACGCCCGGTGATGAGCTGAAGGGCCCGCAGCGCGAAAGGCTGGCGTCCTACGTGCGCGCCGGCGGCGGCGTGGTGGCGGTGCACCGCGCGCTGATCTTCAACCCGCCTGGCGAGTGGCCCTGGTTCGAACGGCTGATCGGACGCACGTTCCGCATCCATCCGATGGTGCAGACCGCCACCGTGCGCGTGGAAGACCCTGCGTTTCCCGCCACCTCCGGCCTGCCGGCGCAGTGGATCTGGACGGACGAATGGTACGAGTTCAATGCCCCGGTCACGCGCGGCCTGCGGACCGTGCTGAGCGTGGATGAATCCACCTACGATCCTTCCCGCATCTGGCCGGGCCAGACCGCGCACGGCATGGGGAAAGAACACCCTGTCGCGTGGTACCACCTCTACGACGGTGGCCGCATCTTCGTCACCGCGCTCGGCCATACTCCCGCGCTCTACGACGATCCGCTCTACCTCGCGCACCTGTACGGCGGCATCTGGTGGGCCGCGACCGGCCTGGGCATCGACGAACCGCGTTGA
- a CDS encoding DUF4350 domain-containing protein — translation MTSARRNGRLVGVGLLVVFVVVALLAVWFRHTFHRVEKTFHLPPDGEAAYNPLYALAKTLEADGVKVNARQRLLLDDNALAREDTLLLFNDPRALSPPEADRLLAWVEAGGHLLVRTPLYSPGEDLAGPDAPQTAMLDLLSVWLVDGEPECEAFQVEGEDHHVEFCAGRRFAFDDVEPELAWGNLQDGYVYARLAQGRGHVDVLADFDFMANTETRARARGALDEPPKGGLRDGPHRVLARQVLAPNYGRGTMHLVYAAEMPSLWRILFVRGWMVWAPLLLALAAWLWMRMQRFGPSVPSPAGERRSLLEHVRASGEHLYRYGRGVMLYAAVRQAFLARLRRRDPVAAALSGDSQVAAIAERTGLPADRIRVALNAPASHDRQAFRDRISLLIQLRNRL, via the coding sequence ATGACGTCCGCGCGCCGCAATGGTCGCCTGGTGGGCGTGGGCCTGCTGGTCGTGTTCGTGGTGGTGGCACTGCTGGCCGTGTGGTTCCGGCATACCTTCCACCGTGTCGAAAAGACGTTCCATCTTCCGCCGGATGGCGAAGCGGCCTACAACCCGCTGTACGCGCTGGCGAAGACGCTGGAAGCCGACGGCGTGAAGGTCAACGCGCGCCAGCGCCTGCTGCTGGATGACAACGCCCTGGCGCGCGAGGACACGTTGTTGCTGTTCAACGATCCGCGCGCGCTGTCGCCGCCCGAGGCCGATCGCCTGCTGGCGTGGGTGGAGGCGGGCGGGCATCTCCTGGTCCGCACGCCGCTTTACTCGCCGGGCGAAGACCTGGCCGGGCCGGATGCGCCGCAGACAGCCATGCTGGACCTGCTGTCGGTCTGGCTGGTGGACGGGGAACCCGAGTGCGAAGCCTTCCAGGTGGAAGGCGAAGACCATCATGTCGAGTTCTGCGCGGGACGCCGGTTCGCCTTCGATGACGTGGAACCGGAACTCGCCTGGGGCAACCTGCAGGACGGCTATGTCTACGCGCGGCTGGCGCAGGGGCGTGGCCACGTGGATGTACTGGCCGACTTCGATTTCATGGCCAATACCGAAACGCGCGCGCGCGCGCGCGGTGCGCTGGACGAACCGCCGAAGGGCGGCCTGCGCGACGGTCCGCATCGCGTGCTGGCGCGGCAGGTGCTGGCGCCCAACTACGGTCGCGGCACCATGCACCTGGTCTATGCCGCCGAGATGCCGTCGCTGTGGCGCATCCTGTTCGTCCGCGGCTGGATGGTGTGGGCGCCGCTGCTGCTCGCGCTCGCCGCCTGGTTGTGGATGCGCATGCAGCGGTTCGGTCCATCGGTGCCGTCACCGGCCGGCGAGCGCCGCTCGCTGCTGGAGCACGTGCGCGCGAGCGGCGAACATCTCTACCGTTACGGTCGCGGGGTAATGCTGTACGCAGCGGTCCGGCAGGCATTCCTCGCCCGCTTGCGCCGCCGCGATCCCGTCGCCGCCGCGCTGTCCGGCGATTCCCAGGTCGCCGCCATCGCAGAGCGCACCGGCCTTCCGGCCGACCGCATCCGCGTGGCCCTCAATGCGCCCGCCTCGCACGACAGGCAGGCATTCCGTGACCGCATTTCCCTGCTGATCCAACTGAGAAACCGCCTATGA
- a CDS encoding RDD family protein: MLDTYREVITPEGVGLHLPAAGPVPRALAWGIDLAIRLGVLMIMGMVLAMLGKVGEGLYLIGLFLVFWAYPIVLESVWHGQTPGKKALGLRVVSADGAPVGWLAAITRNLLRTVDMLPFGYAAGLVACLADPHARRLGDMVAGTLVVHAGHEREHVPAPVNTVFVPSARLLPEEQGAIVAFGERAPQLTPSRQEELANLAEPVTGARGEAGVQRLYGMANWLLGRR, from the coding sequence ATGCTGGACACCTACCGCGAAGTCATCACGCCCGAGGGCGTGGGCCTGCACCTGCCTGCGGCGGGCCCCGTGCCGCGCGCGCTGGCGTGGGGCATCGACCTGGCCATCCGGCTGGGCGTGCTGATGATCATGGGCATGGTGCTGGCCATGCTGGGCAAGGTGGGTGAAGGGCTGTACCTGATCGGCCTGTTCCTTGTGTTCTGGGCCTATCCCATCGTGCTGGAATCCGTGTGGCACGGGCAGACGCCCGGCAAGAAGGCGTTGGGATTGCGCGTGGTGTCGGCCGATGGCGCGCCGGTGGGCTGGCTGGCGGCGATCACGCGCAACCTGCTGCGCACCGTCGACATGCTGCCGTTCGGCTACGCCGCCGGGCTGGTCGCCTGCCTGGCGGACCCGCACGCGCGCCGCCTGGGCGACATGGTGGCCGGTACGCTGGTGGTGCATGCCGGCCACGAGCGCGAACACGTGCCGGCGCCCGTCAACACGGTGTTCGTCCCGTCGGCGCGCCTGCTGCCGGAAGAACAGGGCGCGATCGTGGCGTTCGGCGAGCGCGCGCCACAACTGACGCCCTCACGCCAGGAAGAACTGGCCAACCTCGCCGAGCCGGTCACCGGCGCGCGCGGAGAGGCCGGCGTGCAGCGCCTGTACGGCATGGCCAACTGGCTGCTGGGGCGGCGATGA